One Agelaius phoeniceus isolate bAgePho1 chromosome 6, bAgePho1.hap1, whole genome shotgun sequence DNA window includes the following coding sequences:
- the LOC143694295 gene encoding epidermal growth factor receptor kinase substrate 8-like protein 2 encodes MDELNDELLKKITNNKIQPPHRNFKVEKPQQVFVPLTFESSTEEVKAWLEAKSFSKETVEHLGILTAAQLFSLSREELKKVCGDEGNRVYSKITVEKNQLEKSRGESELQEIMKRHQERIDSAN; translated from the exons ATGGATGAGCTGAATGACGAGCTGCTAAAGAAGATCACAAACAATAAAATTCAGCCTCCCCACAGGAATTTCAAAGTGGAAAAGCCTCAGCAAGTTTTTGTGCCCCTCACCTTTGAATCCAGCACTGAAGAAGTCAAAGCCTGGCTAGAGGCCAAGTCATTCAGCAAAGA GACCGTGGAACACCTGGGCATCCTCACCGCAGCTCAGCTCTTCTccctcagcagagaggagctgaaGAAGGTGTGTGGTGATGAGGGGAACAGAGTGTACAGCAAGATCACGGTGGAGAAAAACCAGCTGGAG AAAAGCAGAGGGGAGTCAGAGCTCCAAGAAATCATGAAGCGCCACCAGGAAAGGATTGATTCTGCTAATTAA